The segment AATTTATATCATGTTATGTCAAGCTCTGGGGGCTGTTTCAAAAAGACTCTAAGAAAAGCtgggattaaagtccaaaacctgacttgagataaactaacaaatcaatctgggttaaagtagttccataaatgaccatttaacgtcacacaatctcactaatgtgatcctggttcagtgagtgaaggcaatttgatgtgcacgcttgtttttaagcagtccttaatgtcggtttaatacatattgtttaatacatttgagatgttgtgttttcctcagggcatattcttcatctgtaaatgttagaaagtcatgcaaacatatgaagtttactGTCAGgagtagtgatgctccgattgatcggccaccgatcatgatcagccgatattggctaaaatagcttgatcggtgaaccccaaaagcgctgatcaaaaaagccgatcatttgacgtaaattactcgcgtgactttttcacacgtgcatgcacgccGCACAGCTAAACAACAgtagagcggagcttaccagtggcaacatgagtactaaattccttattcgttttgtaagggtagtcttattattgggcatgtgactaagttgtgcgtgtacagagcgctgactgtagttttggcagagaagtttaagtttactttcggtttcttTCTCTGccatcttcagtgagtggtaattgtgcgtgcttgaatgtaaatgaatgtatctttctatacccgtcatattgcaataatgttaccgctgtatgtctgattgttgtcatcagtacatgttgtagttcagttcatacagaatagaaacggtgcgcgtgtaattcacgtgcgtatgtttagcgccattttatcccATCGttattctaatgaacgcatatagatgttactgaggtgaatgtttgtttcctatatacagacggattcggATATATCgtgtttaattcagcctaaaccacattttactacctttatcctaatgactgcaatgctggataatataatccttacatcatcttaaaaagcagctacaaataacaagcaaagaacatttacattatcaaagaacttcatcatTAACTggtgtagcctagtctagtgcgaggagcactttaaaaaacactccagttataatcagtttatctatctacactgtatgctGAATAAAATCTCTTGCATGTGTCCACTCTATGCAtgtgtttataccacggcaagtttctgaagcatcctagaaccgactctctgcactagATCGCTAAAGTTAGATGCCtttttgagcagaaaagactCCCTTTtgagtcttgctatcgtcaaagccatcagcaactggcgatatctctaactatcatCGATGCACTGTACTatcgtctacaaccctaacttggtgtttcttcaagatcttgactgtagcctatttctacagttactttttcccaatataattaatttatagttagtttcatttctacaaatggtgcaatctctgctagattatagataaaaagattcccattcccctgccattctgtgatcggcagtgatcggcgtTTGGCAGATCAAGATCTTGGTAATCGGCCCCAAAAGTGCTGATTGGTGCATCTCTAGTCAGGAGAGGACAAAGGTTACACAAGTAAACGAGTGCTAAatgagatctagcatacatgcattacaaatcTACATGACTGGTGTTACCTGCTctgtggcattaaactggggttaacttttatttatttgttttcccaccttaggcccaacagcactgaatgaaactgaagagaaagatcagtttgaaaaTCTTCATGTTTTCATTACTGGAAAAGAATCATTTTGTTCCTTAGAGTCAGAAAATACATCTACACAAAAAAGAACTGggagttttttcacttgctttcagcgtggaaagagtttcaatgaacaaggagaatttgaagtccacaagaaaattcacacaggagagaagcctttcatctgccgaCAGTGTGGAAAGCGTTTCAGTCAGAattcaaaccttaaagtccacatgaaaattcacacaggagagaaatgtTTCATCTGccgacagtgtggaaaaagtttcagtcagaattcaaaccttaaagtccacatgaaaattcacacaggagagaaatgtTTCATCTGccgacagtgtggaaagagtttcagtcacaaaggaaaccttaaagtccacatgaaaattcacactggagagaagcctttcatctgccaacagtgtggaaagagtttcagtcaaaaagaaacccttaaaaagcacattaaaattcacacaagagagaagtctttcacgtgccgtcagtgtggaaagagtttcaatgaacaaggagaatttaaagtccacaagaaaattcacactggagagaagcgtttcatctgtcaacattgtggaaagagtttcagtcacaaaggaaaccttaaaggccacatgaaagttcacactggggagaagcctttcatctgccaacattgtggaaagagtttcagtcacaaaggaaaccttaaaaagcacattaaaattcacacaAGAGAGAAGTCTTTCACGTGCTGtcggtgtggaaagagtttcaatgaacaaggagaatttaaagtccacaagaaaattcacattggagagaagcgtttcatctgtcaacagtgtggaaagagtttcagtcacaaaggaaaccttgaaagtcacatgagaattcacactggagagaagccttacacatgcagtcaatgtggaaacagtttcagtcaacgaggaaaccttgacaatcacatgaggatccacaatagagagagcctttttacctgccaacagtgtggaaagagtttcactctaaaagaaaatcttaacaggcacattaaaattcacaaaagtgaaggctgacagatcccctcagtgtggaaagagtttcaaccaaaatgtataaaacagttttggtccttgattctgattggttgagccacatctgaagctgtcgtaaattactctacaaaccgacattctttgttgctcggaaaaaaaacaatgtagggtctggaccaatcagacGCACAGTTCATTTATTAGATCCaccaaataatcaatttttcattAGATTAACAAATGAACACACACCCCCTTCACCCAATCCACAAAACTGGCTACCATGATGTCTTCAAATGGTCTTACTATGGCATCCAGGACTCCTCTGCCATAATCTTTACCACTCAAAAGTATGTAGAGAGAATTTTCCCCAACTAATACTCTAAAAAAGGACACATACTGCCATAGGAACTGACTGCTTTCATTAATTCTTAGAAAAACCTTTCTGTGAAGAAACACACATATCTTTAGATCATTGTGTGTTATTActgttaatttattttgtattgtgtaatgttttaaTGCATGTGTTATAATAAATCACTATGTAGTATAATCACACAAAATGTTTGGTCTCGTTGAATTTTTTACATGAACAACCAATCCCAGTACATATGCAAATACCATGCTTACAAAAGAGTCGTAAACTTTCCCTCCAAAAGCAAAAGTCACCATTGGCTCTCTAGCCACCCAATGATCAATTACCCTGGCCTCCCACTTAACTTTATCTCCTGACTGTGACCCCCATAGGAGATAAAGGCTCAGTTCTCCAGGCTTTTCTCAGTTCTTTTAGTGCCTTGTCTCATCACCTTGACATCTTCTGGTTGATAAGTCCCAGAGCCGATGCTTCTGTGCCTGGGAGGCCTTAAACTCCTAGGAAGATGAGGAAAATCCCATGCCCTGGGGGGCCCGGGTCTCCTCCATGTCTGCTTCATGCCTTGCGAGACGGGGCTGTGGTTCCCCACACACTATTAAACATTTACATGGAGGAACCTTATGAACACAAGTGCGCTCACACACACTGGTGCACACACAAGCATTCACAATGGTGTAAAAACAGGTGCTCACAGACACATttaaaggaaaaaacaaaacaaaatggaaGTGATGTTATCAGCACAAATAGACTGATccacttattaaaaaaaagaaagaaaaactccCGATCACCAGAGTCAGGACATCTTTGGAATTCATTGCTCCTTAAACCCAGAAAAGACTGGGTGACACTCGTTAATGACCAAGGCAATGCAAGTATCATACATTTaactaaaaaaacatatttgtttaaaaagtttaaaaagtttaatttgtAAACCCTGTTGTAAAATGGCACTGATGGTTTCTTTCAGGTGATCTTGGTGAGACTTTTTTTCATAGCCtcatttttcttgtttctctaatggctccatttatccaatctgacttgcccttcctccatgtatgagtgattatatgtttgGTGTTTAGATTAGTCATGTGTTTGTCCTttattaataaaactcttgtgcacaaatgagtctctgattctgctttgtaaattaatgtccctttacgattctgatcaagctacatgctagtgttaatttcgtcagacgagacgagacgaaatatgttcgtcaacgacctttttttttcaagactaagacgagacgatgacaagactgcaccactgtccagaaacgctgactaagactaaattaacatgcattattgttgacgaaaaaagacgagacgaaaatgttttgcataaagtaaaaactaagataaaatctctcttcattatcgtctctgctttttcatcagctgttacggctttaaaatattcaaactgcgctttggcgcgctggctggcgctgagccagagacggatgagctctgctcttgtcatataatcacaactatgcagtgtttttaaccacataacgcttattttaggtttcagacatttaaatacacataagtagtagtaaaaggagacatttagagtttgtaaaatacacacataggtctatggaagcagcaaataacaatctattcaaatataatttgccgatgtgttttattcatatcacatacacataggcttagtaactaaaaagttcactctattcctcttctagttcaccagccacttacttgcatgtatttcgggagaaacggatgaatgtatatgtgctgtaaatacggctgacaggactctgaacagcagcgcgaacaaacatggccgcgcccatctcacattacagattacgatccagatcatttatatagggttttaaacgacgaaacatactaattcacacatatttgtgaatcggaatattagatagttcatggcatggtaagcaagtgtgtgagtattctggataaaaaaggaaaaacgaaataaaagcgatctatctgtcatacagtgttattgtgtctgtgttgtgtcacgtgacaagcttgatgcgtcgccactgaaagggttaatcatttgtgaatctgtctcctaaatcagaaattgaaaaccagacacgtttaacatttgcattcaacaaaaatcattcaacaagtgtattttgtcaggtaattatgacatttaaccaatgtttgagatatgtgaaacacttttttttactgaaatgtgtatcggtaataatctcagtaataatgttattttaaaaaaagactacaattttttgactaaacctagactaaaatatattgagttcttttttgactaaaactagactaaaattaaaagacttttagtcgactaaaacttgactaagataccttgagttttcttttgactaaaactagactaaaatgacgagacttttagtcgactaaaacttgactaacaaaaaaagatatgtgaatgactaaatatgactaaaactaacaaggacatttggcacaagactaagactaagactaaattaaaaataggtgacgaaattaacactactacatgctctaatgcattaatactgtaagaatattattttttgtggccaagaaaatatcattgcttagagTTACTGTGAAATTAACCTGAATGTTCGCTGGACGAACAGCTTAGTCGATGGTGATATTTAATtctgctaaaaataaataattgttatcatACTTagtcataaattaattatttatatacatttccctctTGAGCTAATGCACAACAACAATTTGTGAGGAACTACAGTTAAAGTCAACAGTTTATAtttccttttcagaatctgcaaaatactcCCTTGTGAAAAAAACCcataatgtcacacccctggacaatttagttggtttctcccatctcccccgctgctctgtgtattttggttcctgcttaatttcccacacctgtgtatcccaatcattgtgtctttataagtttgtgtctttgctttggttcttgtcggtctttaatgttatatggatgtcttaccctgctgttcctgtgtctgcttgtgtttccattggattattaaataccttcacttttactccgtcgttgttcgtgtgttcctgcctgcatcgtgacagaaagaccgacctaaacagttattttgcgtgttcacctccgttttgtttcccgttcgttttatccagtctttttgtttccgtcgtGTGTTTTTTATGGATCCCCTACTCTGCCCAGAATTCCTCCtcctacggctgaagcagggggaattaccgctcgagggctacacattaatgttccagctagtagcaaacaccaccagctacccggacgacgcgctctgtgtgTTCTATGACGTGAGTCTaaacgcgtcatgcagagcgccgtcgtccgaggatggccGTCAGccgtatggagtgccgacgggggcaaaactgctgatcaggtgcgtgagccggccattacatccgcgacggtggagtgcttcgtggagcaagagagggctgtagagagccccgcccattGCACCAACACTGAGAGTGAgcttgagcaacactctggggacttaatagactttatcactgaaatacctgtctgcctggatttcccacccaccctccctcttctgtctatgcctgaatcttcgctggttccgtccagccatcctgaatccccgctgtctactgtctgtccccttgctcaccctcagcccaccatctgtgcggtgggttcgccgcgggtctgccagtctccatcggtgtcatggctggaggatccctcaccatcgcctccagcctcagagtcctggactccgcctcggccctccgaccctgcggctccaccccggctctctgctcccttgtCTCCGCCGtcacccgtcgatccaccagctccaccgggctccatcgtccctccggctccaccctggtcagtcgtcgcccccaccttcgcctctggactctactcctccggctgtgcctcgtcgatCCGTCCCAccagctctgtggacctcctccctcccgcacagcctcggccctctgtcgctccggctccgccgcggatctccggatctccatctccgccttggtcgccagagccttgggttccaccttggccctccggatctgcggcgtcgcccaagatcatcggctttccgtctccgcctcgggctccaccaccacctgctccgccttcgtcggtcggccccatggagtcgtcagcctcccCTCCACCatagctcctccctccatcggctccaccgtgggattacgTCATGGCtgtgttctgggtcccacctggctcctcctgctccagccccttcctgtcacctccttggctcctccctccgtcaccaccctggactccatcttgtgccctcctcccgggagtccgtcctccacctaagccccctcctaagactttgtactgtttccgtttgtctgtttgtcggcacgaggacgtgccttc is part of the Garra rufa chromosome 1, GarRuf1.0, whole genome shotgun sequence genome and harbors:
- the LOC141339925 gene encoding uncharacterized protein; this translates as MKMAFIKEESEDMKIEETLKHEDTEEQRKMEFIKEENEDIFRVKHEDTEEQTGPTALNETEEKDQFENLHVFITGKESFCSLESENTSTQKRTGSFFTCFQRGKSFNEQGEFEVHKKIHTGEKPFICRQCGKRFSQNSNLKVHMKIHTGEKCFICRQCGKSFSQNSNLKVHMKIHTGEKCFICRQCGKSFSHKGNLKVHMKIHTGEKPFICQQCGKSFSQKETLKKHIKIHTREKSFTCRQCGKSFNEQGEFKVHKKIHTGEKRFICQHCGKSFSHKGNLKGHMKVHTGEKPFICQHCGKSFSHKGNLKKHIKIHTREKSFTCCRCGKSFNEQGEFKVHKKIHIGEKRFICQQCGKSFSHKGNLESHMRIHTGEKPYTCSQCGNSFSQRGNLDMHKRIHTREKSYECSHCNKRFSRSGDLKTHERIHTGEKPFKCSNCNKRFSQSVHLKRHERIHTGEKPYKCSHCNKSFNQSSYLKIHERIHTGEKPYKCSHCNKTFNHQSGDLKTHERIHTGEKPFKCSNCNKSFSQSEHLKRHERIHTGEKPYKCLHCNKSFNQSSYLKIHERIHTGEKSYECSHCNKRFRSLNIHMRVHTGEKPYTCKQCGKSFNEKGALNKHMRVHTGERPHTCKQCGHCFSQKGSLDRHMKIHNREKPNRSP